The genome window CCTCAGGTCTGCTTTAGGTCTGCTTCAGGTCTTCTTCTGTCCAGTCCAAGTCCATGTCTATCACGTGACATCCAAATATTTTCCCAAAGAAcatcaaatccgtacacaGTGATCTAAAATTTTTCGTTCCagagttttttttgggcTACAGGCTTTATTAGAGGGAAGAAAAGTAGTTCAAGTATAGAGAGtttaaacaagaaacaaaagtgGTGTTTGAAGTGGTCTTATCGGGGTTTGACACTAGAATTGGAGTCAACAGTGGCTGGGGAAATATGTCATTGAGATACTGTGCCAAAAGTTTGAGCAACAAGGGATCTTTTGCGCTGGGATCTGGCGCAACAAGACTACTAAGCTCTAGCTCAAAAGCTTGCAACAAAGCAGAAGGTGAAGCTGAAGTTGAAGTGGAATctagtaatagtagtagtagcagtgTTCGTCAAAGTGAGTTCAATGGGAGTATATCCAAGTTGTTAGAACAGGCTATGAGAACTCCTGTAGAGGATATGAGTGTTTTGGAGTCGAAGTTTCGGAGTCCATTGACAGAGAAAGAACAGCAATTGGATGAGAGATTGACGGAGTTCTTGAGGAAATACGCTAAGCAAAACAAGGTTTTGGATTTGCCAGAGGATAGCAACAAATTTGACTTTAGTTCGAAGGTTGTTTCGCAGCCACTGCATACGAGAGAGTTCCCATATTTGTCACAATCGGGCAAAGACGAGCCATATTCCGAGCAAGAGCTGTATGTGCGTCAATTGAAGCATGCATCGCACACGGGGAAGTTGGGAGCCGATATCTCGAATGTTTACTTCCCACATAAGGATATTTTCAACCCGCCATCTTTGCAACAGGTGTCGATCGAGAAGCTCATGGCTGCCGGTGTGCATTTGGGACAGTCTACTGCTCTATATAGGGCATCGACACAGCCTTACATCTACGGTGAATATAAGGGCATTCATATCATCGATCTGAATCAGACACTTTCACATTTGAAGAGAGCTGCCAAGGTGGTGGAAGGTGTGGCCGAAAACGGTGGTTTGATCTTGTTTTTGGGTACTAGAGAGGGCCAAAAGAGAGCGCTTGTCAAGGCTGCAGAAAGAGTCAAGGGTTACTACGTTGCCTCCAAGTGGGTGCCAGGTACTTTGACCAACCCTACAGAAATTTCGAGCAACTGGGAAAGACACGAGGTGGATTACCTTGGAAACCCAACTGGTAGAGAGTTGACGCTCAATGAGTCTACAAGCATCATAAAACCCGATTTGATGATTGTATTAAATCCTACCGAGAACAGAAACGCCCTTAAGGAAGCCATGAAGGCCAGAGTTCCAACCATCGGTATTATAGACACAGATTCAGAACCATCGCTAGTGACGTACCCAATTCCAGGTAACGACGATTCGCTACGTTCCGTCAATTTGTTGACAGGTATTCTAGCCAAGGCTGGTGAAAGAGGTGTCCAAACGCGTTTGAACCTTGCATCTGCTGCTTGAACAACTGTCGAAAAcaataattaattaattaaatAAATACACATCACGGTGTACAGTCCGCCGTGTTAACCTTGTATATAAATTAGTAGTCACTGCAATAACgattttaaaaaaaaaaaaaaaaaaggaagaggTGTATACACACACGCATGTACGTGAAAGCGGTTCCTTACATATTAACACACAATCAGTTTGCTAGTAACTTGTATTAAAAAAGAGTTTTAACAATGCCAAACATACATTAAGAAGGGAGAACCATCTTTTTGTTCGCTGGGATATCCCTtgcagaaaaaaaaaaaagccaatTGCACAAAGGGAAAGTTGAGGAGTATGCAAGCATGTATGCATGCATGTGTATACGTTCCCAAACCTGTGAGGTTAATTCAGATTGGTTTCTCTGTATGGgggttttattttttatttttttttttttggcacAGACTCTATATTATGACGTTCTgctaaagaaagaatgaaaaatgaaagatAAAAATGACAGTTATTAATGTGGAAAAACGGTAGTAAAGGTATGAGGTTGGTGTGTGTGTAAGTGTGGAGTGGGGTGGGGGCGTtatcatcaacatcatcTCgtcatttatttttctttttctttttcattttcttctttaggttcattttcctcttcatcagTAGACTCGCTGTCACTTCTTTCGTCCTTTTGAATACCATGGACGACCAAGCGGTACAAGATTCTGAAGATTAGGAATAGCCAGAACAAGTTCAACAGCTGTAGAGCTAAtagcaagaagaaaatgatagGTTGAGAGATCCAGCACTTGTATTGTTGAGTAGCAAAATTCAAAGTGTAGTTACCTACGGTTCTGAATTCGGTAAGGAGAGACCATAGAATCTTCAAATTGATGTAGTGACGCAAATAGATCCAAGCAACAATGAAAATCATAAAGAAAGGTGGAGTCAGAGAAGAGTCCAGGTAGTTCAAGGTCTTAGACaaggccaagaagaaatctgAAACGTCCATGGTAATGTAGACCGCAAGCCCCATCTTTGTGAAGTGGAAAACGTAGGATAACCAAACCAAAGCCAATGTGACAATGTGGTGGATAATCAACTCTTGGAaatcttttcttggtttttCCAATTGCAACGCTAGCACACAAGATTGTTGAGCCCAGAAGGCTGCTTGGCCCAAGTAAAAGATTTTGTATAAATATTCGTTGTTGAAGTCTGGGTATGTCTTGTACATGGTATCGGTTCTGAACAACCAAAGATCCGTGTGGTACATGATGTAAAGTCCGAAGGGCCCAGAAATACTGTAATAAAAGATGGAATACATCTGTTCCATCATTCTCTTGATcttattttccttcttaaTACCCAACTTAATGGCCAATGGACGCAAAATCACTTGCATCACGAACTCTCtcaagaaggtgaagaaaaTCATGTAGAAAAACACGAAACATAGATCCTTTGGACCCTTGGCATACATCCTTGTGTCGCCAATCTGGTAGGATGGCGCAACAAACATGTGCAATGGATTGCTGGGTGTCATATTGCCAGAACACCAGTAGAGCAAGTACGTGAACgacaatatcaaaaatgaCGTCAACCACGAATGGCGATAGCTTAGTTCTCTATATGAGAACCAAAGCTTTCTCAAAACGTCCAAATCATTTTGAGAGGAGCTAGATAACACCTTCAGCCTGGCCGCAGATGCGCTTCTGCTCCTCGCTGTAACCGACATGGTGGAAAGACCAGGAACAGAAGTGTCACCTAGGTCAATCCTACCAATAGACGTTGTACGTCTTCTCCTCAGTTGAGGAGACTCCTTCTTTCCGCTCATATTCACTCTATAATCTATTCAGTCCTATAATCCGAAGCACTCAAaaacag of Kluyveromyces marxianus DMKU3-1042 DNA, complete genome, chromosome 3 contains these proteins:
- the MRP4 gene encoding mitochondrial 37S ribosomal protein uS2m, whose protein sequence is MSLRYCAKSLSNKGSFALGSGATRLLSSSSKACNKAEGEAEVEVESSNSSSSSVRQSEFNGSISKLLEQAMRTPVEDMSVLESKFRSPLTEKEQQLDERLTEFLRKYAKQNKVLDLPEDSNKFDFSSKVVSQPLHTREFPYLSQSGKDEPYSEQELYVRQLKHASHTGKLGADISNVYFPHKDIFNPPSLQQVSIEKLMAAGVHLGQSTALYRASTQPYIYGEYKGIHIIDLNQTLSHLKRAAKVVEGVAENGGLILFLGTREGQKRALVKAAERVKGYYVASKWVPGTLTNPTEISSNWERHEVDYLGNPTGRELTLNESTSIIKPDLMIVLNPTENRNALKEAMKARVPTIGIIDTDSEPSLVTYPIPGNDDSLRSVNLLTGILAKAGERGVQTRLNLASAA
- the LAG1 gene encoding TLC domain-containing protein, which gives rise to MSGKKESPQLRRRRTTSIGRIDLGDTSVPGLSTMSVTARSRSASAARLKVLSSSSQNDLDVLRKLWFSYRELSYRHSWLTSFLILSFTYLLYWCSGNMTPSNPLHMFVAPSYQIGDTRMYAKGPKDLCFVFFYMIFFTFLREFVMQVILRPLAIKLGIKKENKIKRMMEQMYSIFYYSISGPFGLYIMYHTDLWLFRTDTMYKTYPDFNNEYLYKIFYLGQAAFWAQQSCVLALQLEKPRKDFQELIIHHIVTLALVWLSYVFHFTKMGLAVYITMDVSDFFLALSKTLNYLDSSLTPPFFMIFIVAWIYLRHYINLKILWSLLTEFRTVGNYTLNFATQQYKCWISQPIIFFLLLALQLLNLFWLFLIFRILYRLVVHGIQKDERSDSESTDEEENEPKEENEKEKEK